In a genomic window of Bacillaceae bacterium S4-13-56:
- a CDS encoding ABC transporter substrate-binding protein translates to MKLKNQWLKMVLLLVLALVTLVGCNNYNQEENASGNTDGTNNEQADNDNSESPPVTNENFNADVFNFATNQDIPHLDPHGSAANTSFRVTYMLYDRLVTYDGTSTEPQPQLAKDWDISDDGLTYTFYLQEDATFHDGTPVTAEAVKYSYTRAIELGKSAAGIFNKVIDPETSFEVVNDKTIKITLKKPFAPFISTLGTVFGNIINPALAENHGDDYGEGFLAEKELGSGPYILQSWDRGEKLVLKANPDYWGEAPTMETVNVLFVSEPSTARLMLEKGEVDLLDNTMISPEVLGNMEGTEGIRIKKSTGYQIDYMPMNIESGVLADKAVRQAIAHSINYEALLESVYLEEAERIGGAVPAGMFGYNPDAKLYDYDLDKAKSLLEEAGYEEGEINLEIAISENNEVRSNTALLLQSDLAKVGINLEIKTYAWPTFLDLVTNGEHDFGLVSWTPDYPDPDYNLWYFGHSSSKGPGFNLAFFENSEVDALLEEARTNTDEVLREENYKKIQEIMAEEVPYIFVAQPNLQAPVRDWVQGYELNPMNTWYVPFHKITKEQ, encoded by the coding sequence ATGAAATTGAAAAATCAATGGTTGAAAATGGTCTTGCTTTTGGTTCTTGCTTTAGTAACGCTTGTTGGATGTAACAATTACAACCAAGAAGAAAATGCTAGTGGAAATACGGATGGAACAAACAATGAACAAGCTGACAACGATAATTCCGAATCTCCACCAGTTACTAATGAAAATTTTAATGCGGATGTATTCAATTTTGCCACAAACCAGGATATTCCACACTTAGATCCACATGGTTCTGCAGCAAATACATCATTCCGTGTCACGTACATGTTATATGATCGTTTAGTAACATATGATGGTACATCAACTGAGCCACAACCACAGCTGGCGAAGGATTGGGATATTTCTGATGATGGATTAACTTACACATTCTATCTACAAGAGGATGCAACTTTCCATGATGGAACTCCAGTCACAGCAGAGGCTGTTAAATATTCATATACTCGTGCCATCGAATTAGGAAAATCGGCAGCAGGTATTTTTAACAAGGTAATTGATCCTGAAACTAGCTTTGAAGTTGTCAATGACAAGACCATTAAGATTACTTTGAAAAAGCCGTTCGCACCATTTATTAGTACCTTAGGAACTGTGTTTGGAAACATCATTAACCCTGCATTAGCAGAAAATCATGGAGATGATTATGGAGAAGGTTTCTTAGCAGAAAAAGAGCTTGGATCTGGTCCATATATTCTTCAAAGCTGGGACCGTGGAGAAAAGCTTGTACTAAAAGCTAATCCAGATTATTGGGGAGAAGCTCCAACCATGGAAACTGTAAATGTCTTGTTTGTTTCTGAGCCATCGACTGCACGCCTTATGTTAGAAAAAGGAGAAGTTGATTTACTTGATAACACGATGATTTCTCCTGAAGTACTTGGAAATATGGAAGGAACAGAAGGAATTAGGATTAAAAAATCTACAGGTTACCAAATTGACTACATGCCGATGAATATTGAAAGTGGTGTACTAGCTGACAAAGCGGTTCGTCAAGCAATTGCTCATAGTATTAATTACGAAGCATTGCTAGAAAGTGTTTATCTAGAAGAAGCTGAGCGTATTGGTGGAGCAGTACCAGCTGGTATGTTTGGTTATAACCCAGATGCTAAACTTTATGATTATGACCTTGATAAGGCAAAATCACTTCTTGAGGAAGCAGGTTATGAAGAAGGAGAAATCAACCTTGAAATCGCTATTTCTGAAAATAACGAAGTCCGTAGTAACACTGCCTTATTGCTACAATCTGACCTTGCAAAGGTTGGAATTAACTTAGAAATTAAGACCTATGCATGGCCGACATTCTTAGATCTTGTAACCAATGGGGAACATGACTTTGGTCTAGTTTCTTGGACACCAGACTATCCAGATCCAGATTACAACTTATGGTACTTTGGGCATTCTTCAAGTAAAGGTCCCGGTTTCAACCTAGCATTCTTTGAAAATAGTGAAGTGGATGCATTATTAGAAGAAGCTAGAACCAATACAGACGAAGTTTTACGAGAAGAAAACTATAAGAAGATTCAAGAGATCATGGCTGAAGAAGTTCCTTATATCTTCGTTGCTCAACCAAACTTACAAGCACCTGTAAGAGATTGGGTACAAGGATATGAACTAAATCCTATGAATACTTGGTACGTGCCATTCCACAAAATCACAAAAGAACAATAA
- a CDS encoding M14 family metallopeptidase, with amino-acid sequence MSTWKIGNLSASEGEKVKDYLELPTIEEKLPAFLVNGMEDGPTVLVMGGIHGCEYTSIDAAQKVGTQLDPSQVKGNVIVLPIANPASFYARSIYVHPRDQKNLNRMFPGKKEGSDAERLAYWINETVFKNVDYVIDLHGGDMIEALVPFTIYHVTKDNGILEKSKEMASLFDIDYVIGSKGQVPGSTYGCAAEQGTPAIIAEAGQQGILTSENSVKLQKGVLNILTSIGVLDGEVKQSPSTYISVFDWYRSDIQGLWYSAVQIGDTVKKGQVLGKLTNEFGDTVKEVFSDTEGAVLFLVTSLAINNNDPLLAVGA; translated from the coding sequence ATGAGTACATGGAAAATAGGAAACCTATCTGCATCTGAAGGAGAAAAAGTTAAAGACTACCTAGAACTACCAACTATCGAAGAAAAATTGCCAGCCTTTTTAGTCAATGGGATGGAAGATGGGCCAACAGTCTTAGTTATGGGTGGTATTCATGGATGTGAATATACTTCTATTGATGCTGCTCAAAAAGTTGGAACACAACTAGACCCTTCCCAGGTAAAAGGAAATGTCATCGTTTTACCAATTGCCAATCCTGCTTCGTTTTATGCCCGAAGTATTTATGTACATCCAAGAGATCAGAAAAACTTAAATCGTATGTTTCCTGGAAAAAAAGAAGGTTCTGATGCTGAGCGTTTAGCTTATTGGATAAATGAAACAGTCTTTAAAAATGTGGATTATGTCATTGATCTCCATGGGGGGGACATGATCGAAGCGCTGGTTCCTTTTACCATCTATCATGTAACCAAGGACAATGGAATCCTTGAAAAATCCAAGGAAATGGCTTCGCTTTTTGACATTGATTATGTCATAGGTAGTAAAGGCCAGGTTCCCGGTTCAACCTACGGATGTGCCGCTGAACAAGGAACACCTGCAATCATTGCAGAGGCTGGACAGCAAGGAATTTTAACCTCAGAGAATTCTGTGAAACTACAAAAGGGTGTACTTAATATCTTGACATCAATAGGTGTATTAGATGGAGAAGTTAAACAAAGTCCATCTACTTATATTTCGGTGTTTGATTGGTATCGTTCCGATATTCAAGGGTTATGGTATTCAGCTGTCCAAATCGGGGACACAGTTAAGAAAGGGCAGGTGTTAGGGAAGCTTACCAATGAGTTTGGTGACACTGTAAAGGAAGTTTTTTCAGATACAGAAGGTGCAGTTTTATTTTTAGTTACTTCCCTTGCCATCAATAATAATGATCCGCTATTAGCTGTAGGGGCATAA